In Candidatus Aminicenantes bacterium, one genomic interval encodes:
- a CDS encoding DUF1015 domain-containing protein yields the protein MARIEPFAGVRPRPDLAEKVASPPYDVLNSEEARIMAEGNPHSFLHVVKPEIDLPGGTDLYADEVYDKARENLQHMRDQGVLVQDAQPCLYLYRQVWRGHEQVGLVAGASARDYQDDVIRKHELTREQKETDRMRHIKALNANTGPVFLTFKQSRKVDALFARGLETGPAYDFTTSDGVRHVFHVVRDPEWIRQVREAFKAIDTLYVADGHHRSAAATRVKMERENANPGHTGDEEYNFFLAVIFPHNQMKILPYNRVVRDLNGLSVPAFLERVGKAFRVSENGEPEPRGVHGFSMYLNGNWYNLHALEDSYDSRDPVALLDVAILQTNLLAPILGIENPRTDERIDFVGGIRGTKELVKLVDGGEFAVAFSLFATTIEQLFQVADAGLTMPPKSTWFEPKLRSGMVIHLLD from the coding sequence ATGGCGAGAATCGAACCCTTTGCAGGTGTGCGTCCCCGGCCCGACCTGGCCGAAAAAGTGGCATCACCGCCCTATGATGTGTTGAACTCCGAAGAGGCCCGGATCATGGCGGAAGGCAATCCCCATTCCTTTCTCCACGTGGTCAAACCGGAGATCGACCTGCCCGGGGGAACGGATCTATACGCCGATGAGGTCTATGACAAGGCTCGTGAAAACCTCCAGCACATGCGTGACCAGGGTGTATTGGTTCAGGATGCGCAGCCCTGCCTGTATCTTTATCGCCAGGTCTGGCGGGGTCATGAACAGGTGGGACTTGTAGCGGGTGCTTCGGCCCGGGATTACCAAGACGACGTCATTCGCAAACACGAACTCACCCGTGAGCAGAAAGAAACGGACCGCATGCGCCACATCAAGGCGCTGAATGCCAACACGGGACCGGTATTCCTGACTTTCAAGCAAAGCCGCAAAGTGGATGCGTTGTTTGCCCGCGGCCTGGAAACCGGTCCGGCGTATGATTTCACCACTTCCGACGGGGTGCGGCATGTGTTCCACGTGGTGCGGGATCCGGAATGGATCCGCCAGGTCCGGGAAGCTTTCAAAGCGATTGACACCCTATACGTGGCGGACGGCCATCATCGCTCCGCAGCGGCGACGCGGGTGAAAATGGAACGCGAAAACGCCAATCCCGGCCACACGGGGGATGAGGAATACAACTTTTTTCTGGCGGTGATTTTCCCCCACAACCAGATGAAGATTTTACCCTATAACCGGGTGGTGCGGGACCTGAACGGGTTGTCCGTACCTGCTTTTCTTGAGCGGGTCGGCAAAGCGTTCCGCGTCAGTGAAAATGGAGAACCTGAACCGCGGGGAGTGCATGGATTTTCCATGTACTTGAATGGCAACTGGTACAACCTTCACGCCCTTGAGGACAGTTATGATTCCCGTGATCCGGTCGCCTTGCTGGACGTGGCCATCCTGCAAACAAATCTCCTGGCTCCAATCCTGGGAATTGAGAACCCCCGTACCGATGAGCGCATTGATTTCGTCGGGGGTATCCGGGGAACGAAAGAACTGGTGAAACTCGTGGACGGCGGAGAGTTCGCCGTGGCTTTTTCACTTTTTGCCACCACCATTGAACAGCTGTTTCAGGTGGCCGACGCGGGATTGACCATGCCTCCCAAATCCACCTGGTTTGAACCCAAACTGCGCAGCGGCATGGTGATTCACCTGTTGGATTGA